A single Glycine soja cultivar W05 chromosome 14, ASM419377v2, whole genome shotgun sequence DNA region contains:
- the LOC114383995 gene encoding putative wall-associated receptor kinase-like 16, with protein sequence MDLLFNISHICKSRSGKGLRRGPAFTLKCQAFSISSEDNEFVTVGCDTYGHLHSFLNGTKSSIGCLMRCVSKESVQSMQRQENCTGIGCWKINIPTGMKDIMIQAFNYDNFNYSSDFNNFLCYFYSEFADIDECKTTNHTCISQNNCLNTNGSYECFCPKGRSGNGKKEEGCHQKDVTKVVIGVAAGIVILCVGTTSLYLIYQKRKLNKLRQKYFQQNGGSILLQKLSTRENSSQIQIFTQQELKKATNNFDESLIIGKGGFGTVFKGHLADNRIVAIKKSKIVDKSQSEQFANEVIVLSQINHRNVVKLLGCCLETEVPLLVYEFVNNGTLFDFIHTERKVNDATWKTRVRIAAEAAGALSYLHSEASIPIIHRDVKSANILLDDTYTAKVSDFGASRFIPLDQTELATIVQGTIGYLDPEYMQTSQLTEKSDVYSFGAVLVEMLTGEKPYSFGRPEEKRSLANHFLCCLKEDRLFDVLQVGILNEENEKEIKKVAILAAKCLRVNGEERPSMKEVAMELEMHQWINTDPNVKETDYLVHEASSNIYEPGDSSCHQEYDSITDQIPPALGDGR encoded by the exons ATGGACTTGCTTTTCAATATATCCCACATTTGCAAAAGCAGAAGTGGAAAGGGTTTAAGAAGGGGCCCAGCATTCACGCTCAAATGTCAGGCTTTTTCCATTTCCAGCGAGGACAACGAGTTCGTAACTGTAGGCTGCGACACTTATGGCCATCTCCACTCTTTTCTCAATGGTACGAAATCTTCAATAGGATGCTTGATGAGATGTGTCAGCAAGGAAAGTGTGCAAAGCATGCAAAGACAGGAAAACTGTACAGGGATAGGGTGTTGGAAGATCAATATACCTACTGGAATGAAGGATATTATGATACAAGCATTCAactatgacaatttcaattacTCCTCCGACTTCAACAACT TTCTCTGTTATTTTTATTCTGAATTTGCAGACATTGACGAATGTAAGACAACCAATCATACATGCATAAGCCAAAACAATTGTCTCAACACCAATGGATCCTACGAATGTTTCTGTCCAAAGGGGCGATCCGGAAATggaaaaaaggaagaagggTGCCACCAAAAAGATGTTACCAAGGTTGTCATAG GAGTAGCAGCAGGAATTGTTATTCTATGTGTAGGGACTACCTCATTGTACTTGATATACCAGAAAAGAAAACTCAACAAACTTAGACAGAAATACTTTCAACAGAATGGTGGTTCCATTTTGCTACAGAAACTCTCTACAAGAGAAAACTCTtcccaaattcaaattttcacacAACAAGAACTAAAGAAGGCCACTAACAACTTTGACGAGAGCTTAATCATTGGCAAAGGAGGTTTTGGTACAGTTTTCAAAGGGCATCTAGCGGATAACAGAATTGTTGCTATCAAGAAGTCCAAAATAGTTGATAAGAGCCAAAGTGAACAATTTGCTAACGAGGTGATTGTTCTATCCCAAATCAATCATAGAAATGTGGTCAAACTCTTGGGATGCTGTTTAGAGACAGAAGTTCCTTTACTTGTTTATGAATTTGTTAACAATGGTACCCTTTTCGATTTCATACACACCGAAAGAAAGGTAAATGATGCGACTTGGAAAACCCGTGTAAGGATAGCAGCCGAGGCGGCTGGAGCTCTATCATATCTACATTCAGAAGCATCAATACCCATTATCCACAGAGATGTAAAGTCTGCTAACATCCTGTTAGATGACACTTACACTGCCAAAGTGTCTGATTTTGGAGCTTCTAGATTTATTCCACTTGATCAAACTGAATTAGCTACAATCGTGCAAGGAACTATTGGTTACTTGGACCCAGAGTACATGCAAACAAGCCAACTAACTGAGAAAAGTGATGTATATAGCTTTGGGGCAGTGCTTGTAGAGATGTTAACAGGGGAGAAGCCTTATTCTTTTGGCAGGCCTGAGGAGAAAAGAAGTCTTGCTAACCACTTTCTATGTTGCTTAAAAGAGGATCGCCTGTTCGATGTTCTTCAAGTCGGCATtttgaatgaagaaaatgaaaaggagaTTAAGAAAGTTGCTATTCTTGCTGCGAAGTGCTTGAGAGTTAATGGGGAGGAAAGACCTAGTATGAAGGAAGTGGCGATGGAGTTGGAGATGCATCAGTGGATTAATACAGACCCAAATGTAAAGGAGACTGATTACTTGGTTCATGAGGCATCATCTAACATTTATGAGCCTGGTGATAGCAGCTGCCATCAAGAGTATGACAGCATTACGGATCAAATACCACCTGCTTTGGGTGATGGAAGATGA